From a single Nicotiana tomentosiformis chromosome 2, ASM39032v3, whole genome shotgun sequence genomic region:
- the LOC138904796 gene encoding uncharacterized protein: MARTRNSNTDTQDATQETIATIVAQGRTKKASTQKRKGKSTKGVQVPQVEHEEGVEHDDPVSQDPVPPPTAAPAQTAISPEVGQMFNVVNSAMEMFKAFMANQNERRDEIPPQSNRQNNSESSRVNEFLKLSPPLFHGSIADEDPMLWLEGVKKALRAIKAFDDEVVELATYQLRDVAGAWFEMWEKERDEDDGPPTWEEFEEAFMANFIPEEDREAKATEFEQLKQGNKSVQEYYMEFIRLAKHAPHMVKTEKAKIRRFVAGLAYHIKDTTSAAAVGMTALSSVVGFAKHL; encoded by the coding sequence ATGGCTCGTACTCGCAACTCTAACACCGACACTCAGGATGCTACTCAAGAAACTATTGCTACTATTGTGGCTCAAGGTAGAACTAAGAAGGCTTCAACTCAGAAAAGAAAGGGTAAATCCACAAAGGGGGTTCAAGTACCCCAGGTTGAACATGAAGAAGGGGTGGAGCATGATGATCCAGTATCTCAGGATCCAGTGCCGCCCCCAACAGCAGCTCCAGCTCAGACAGCTATATCTCCAGAGGTGGGTCAGATGTTTAATGTTGTCAACAGTGCTATGgagatgtttaaagccttcatggcCAACCAGAACGAGAGAAGAGATGAGATTCCACCTCAATCAAATAGACAGAACAATTCTGAGTCCTCAAGAGTGAATGAATTTTTAAAGTTGAGTCCTCCATTGTTCCACGGTTCTATAGCTGATGAAGATCCAATGTTGTGGCTGGAGGGTGTCAAGAAAGCCCTCCGAGCGATTAAGGCATTTGATGATGAAGTTGTGGAGCTGGCTACTTACCAGCTTAGAGATGTGGCTGgcgcttggtttgagatgtgggaaaaGGAAAGAGATGAAGATGATGGCCCGCCTACTTGGGAAGAATTTGAAGAGGCCTTCATGGCTAACTTTATCCCGGAAGAGGATAGGGAAGCTAAGGCTACAGAGTTCGAACAACTCAAGCAAGGGAATAAAAGTGTGCAAGAGTACTACATGGAATTCATAAGGTTGGCTAAGCATGCTCCTCACATGGTTAAGACAGAAAAAGCAAAGATTCGCAGGTTTGTTGCCGGTTTGGCTTACCACATTAAGGATACGACATCAGCTGCAGCGGTAGGAATGACAGCTTTATCCTCTGTTGTGGGATTCGCCAAGCACTTATAA